GCATGATCCTTACTCTAGTAGCAAGGCATGTTCTGAGTTGGTGACTAGTGCTTACCGAAATTCCTTTTTAAATAATCAGCTTGATGGTAGAAAGATTGCTGTTGCTTCAGCCAGAGCTGGTAATGTAATTGGTGGTGGAGATTGGGCAGTTGATAGGTTAGTACCAGATATCATTAGGTCTATTCTGACTGATCAAAAAATTATCATTAGAAATCCAAATTCTATTAGACCATGGCAGCATGTACTTGAACCTTTGAGTGGTTATCTTTTATTAGCAGAGAATTTATATAATTATGGTGAGAAATTCGCTAGTGCATGGAATTTTGGCCCTCTAGATGATGATGCCAAACCTGTTGAATGGATTGTTCGGGAGATTTGTAGTATATGGGAGGGAGCCAGCTTTGAAGTTGATACTAGTGCTCAACCTCACGAAGCGCAATATCTAAAGCTGGACTGTTCCAAGGCTGCTGCTGAATTGGAATGGCACCCGCGCTGGAACCTGAGGCAGGCGATTGACAAAATTGTAGAGTTCACGATTGCATACCAGAAAGGTGAAAAACTAATTGACGTTTGTGTAAAACAGATAAAGGAATACCAAGAGTCTTTGTAAGGAGTGGGGTTAGTTGAAACTATCCGATTATGTAATAGATTGCCTTAAGCAACAAGGTGTATCTCATGTTTTTGAATTTATCGGAGGAGCTATAGTCCACTTGTTGGATTCTGTCTCTTTCAGAGATGATATGGAATGTATATCTGTTCGCCATGAACAAGCAGGCGCATTTTCGGCTGAAGCTTATGCCAGAATAAACGGAAAGCTTGGAGTTGCAATGGCAACGAGTGGGCCCGGAGCATTGAATCTACTTACTGGAATAGGTAGTTGCTACTTCGATTCAGTTCCGTGTTTGTTCATTACTGGACAAGTAAACACTTATGAATATAAGTTCGATAGACCTGTCAGACAAATTGGTTTTCAAGAAACAGATATTGTTAGTGTAGCTAAACCTTTAACGAAGTATGCTGCTATGGTTACTGACCCAGATCAAATAAGATACGAAATAGAAAAAGCAATATACTTGGCACAAAATGGACGTCCCGGTCCAGTATTGTTAGATATTCCAATGAATCTTCAGAGAGCACAAATTGAGCCTGAAACTTTAGCCAGCTTCTATGATAGTGAAGAATATTTTAATGAACTTTCTAAAAAATCAGAAATCAGTGAATCTGTTATTGCAGATGTTATTAAGATGTTATCTGCTGCAAAAAGACCTCTCATTTTGGCAGGTGGTGGTGTAAGAGTTAGCAATTCAGCAGCAGCACTTACACAGTTTGTAGAGAAGTCGGGAATACCGGTTGTAAGCTCATTGATGGGAATTGATGTGATTTCACATGATAATCCTTTATATTCTGGTCTAATTGGGTCATATGGTAACCGCTATAGTAATCTAATCCTGGCCAACTGTGATCTATTACTTATATTAGGGTCAAGACTAGATAGTAGACAAACCGGGACCAGACCAGATACGTTTGGGCGCAGTGCTATAAAAATTCATGTTGATATTGATTATAATGAGCTCAACAGTAAGGTTGAAGCAACTCTGGCAGTAAAAGCAAATCTTAATGAATTCTTGGAGAAAATGAATTTAGCGCTAACAGACTTTAATAAACCAGATATCTCTAAATGGTTGAATTTGATTGGGGCTTTAAAAGAACAGTTTCCTACGTACTCTTTTACTCCGGTTGCTAATGAAATTGAACCAAACCGTTTTATGGAATTACTCTCGTCTAAGTCTGAAAAGTTTGGAGCGGTTTGCCTAGATGTTGGTCAACACCAAATGTGGGCATCGCAATCTTTCAAATTATCTGGAGAACAAAGATTATTAAACTCTGGTGGTATGGGAGCAATGGGGTTTGCCTTACCGGCTGCAATTGGCGCTTCCTTAGCAAATGGAGAGGAAACTCTTGTTATTGCAGGAGACGGGGGCTTCCAACTTAATATACAAGAATTAGATACTATTGTTCGTTTGAATTTACCTATAAAAATGGTTGTTATGAACAATAGTTCTCTTGGAATGGTAAGACAATTTCAAGATTTGTATTTTGAGGGTAGACAACAGTCAACAGTGAACCCCAATCCTTCATTTATAAAAATAGTTGAAGCGTATGCAATTCCAGCGTATCAGATGAATACAATGGATGATATTCATCAGCTTGAACAGTTCTTGAATACTAACGGACCAGCATTTATTGAGGTGAAGTTGGAAAAGAAAACAGAAGTACATCCTAAATTAGTTGTAAATAGACCTATTGAAGATATGTACCCATATCTTGATAGGGAAGAGTTAAAGAAAATAATGCTAATAGATCTTGTTGATGAAATGGACATTCCTACTTAAAGGGGTTCTCAGAGTGCTTAATAAGGATTGTATGAAAATCGCAATATTTGGTGCTACGGGTCATATTGCGAAAAACTTAATAGTTGGTCTTTCTTCTTCGGAACATTACGAATTATATTTATTCGCTCGGAGTCAAGAAAGACTGACTTCCTTTTTATTTGAGAATAGCATTCAAGGCAAGACTCATCTTAGAGAGTATAAACAGTTTCAAGACTTAGATACTTATAACGTTATTATTAATTGTATAGGAGTAGGTAACCCAGGAGACCTTCTCCGGAATCCCTTTAGTGTATTTCAAATCACAGAACAATATGACAACATTATTCTTCGCTATATACAAAATAATCCCGATTCTATATATATTAATCTTAGTTCTGGGGCCGCATATGGCTCTAATTTTGAAAAGCCTGCAACAAATACTAAATTACTTAATTTGAATATAAATAATTTATCACTCAAAGATTACTATGGGATTTCTAAGTTGAATACGGAGGCGAAACATAGAAGTCTAGAAAAGTTTAAAATAGTCGACCTTAGGATATTTGGTTTTTTTAGCGCATTTATTGATATGGATTCAAAGTTTCTTCTAACTGAAGTAATTGAGCATGTTGGGATGAGGAAAGTACTCAATACATCTTCAGAAAATATCCTTAGAGATTATGTACATCCAGAAGATTTCCTTTCTCTTGTGCAAAGTTGCATGGACGAGAATATACAGAATGGGGTATATGATGTGTATTCTCTCAAACCAGCGACTAAATTTGAAATTTTGGACTATTTTGTTAGGGAACATGGATTGAAATATCAAGTTGACACTAGCTACACTTACGATTCTATAACAGGCTCAAAGAGTAACTATTATTCTTTAAATGGAGAGGCCTCAACTATAGGCTATCTTCCTAAATATACTTCTTTAGAGAGTATCCAGTCAGGTTACCAACAATTAAGAATGAGGAATAAAAATGAAAACAATTAGTATAGTAACGCCTTGTTACAATGAAGAAGAGAATGTTAGGGAGCTTTATACTCAAGTAAAGGCAGTTTTTGCGGAGATGCCAGGTTATGTCTATGAGCATATATTTATTGACAATGCATCAAAAGATAAGACAGTGGCAATTCTAAAAGATATTGCAAAAGAAGACTCAAACGCAAAAATCATTGTTAATTCACGTAATTTTGGACATATACGATCTCCGTATCATGCCCTGCTACAGGCTGAGGGAGATGCTGCTATCTTACTTGTAGCTGACCTTCAAGACCCTCCTGGAATGATTAAAGATTTTGTTGATAAATGGGAAGAAGGATATAAAGTTGTTCTAGGTGTGAAAACGCAAAGTCATGAGAGTAAGACCATGTTTGCAATACGAAAGATGTACTATAATTTTATTAATCGTGTTTCAGAGATTGAACTGACTAAGAACAATACTGGTTTTGGATTATATGATAAACAAATTATTCAAATTCTAAAAGAGATTGATGATCCATATCCTTACTTCAGAGGGTTGATTTCTGATATTGGTTTTGAAAGCTATAAAATTGAGTATGTGCAGCCTGTTAGAAAACGTGGAATAACTAAAAATAACTTCTACACTCTTTATGATATTGCCATGCTTGGTATTACTAACCACTCTAAAATACCGTTGCGATTGGCTGCAATGCTAGGGTTTACTATGTCTGCTTTAAGTTTGCTGGTAGCAGTAGGTTATTTACTGGCTAAACTAATATTCTGGAATTACTTTTCTTTAGGTACAGCTCCTCTCATCATAGGGTTATTCTTATTCTCTTCCGTTCAGCTTTTCTTTATAGGAATAATTGGCGAATATATTGGTTCAATTCATACACAGGTCTTAAAGCGGCCGTTGGTAGTTGAGAAGGAACGGATAAATTTCTAAACGCTCTTCCTAACACCCAAGTGCAGTACAAAGTGAACGAATGTTATTCCCTTGAGCATGACCGTGGCATACTATGGAATGATCTGGCGCTTGGGACACTGACCAGCAGCCGTTTCCTCTCGGAGCTATAGCATCTCAATCATCATTACAACTAGTAAAAGGTGGGTACAAAATGAAACTCCTAATCACCGGCGGAGCCGGCTTCATCGGCAGCAACTTCGTAATCTATATGCTGCAGCAACATCCTGATTACCAGATCGTCAACGTTGATGCGTTGACTTACGCAGGAAATCTGGAGAACCTGAAATCGATTGAGAATCATCCGAACTATACGTTTGTGAAGGCAGACATTACCGATGTGGCGGCGATGGATAAGCTGATCGGTGACGGTGTAGACGTGGTGGTTAACTTTGCTGCGGAGTCTCACGTAGACCGGAGTATTCTGGAGCCGGAAGTGTTCGTGAAGACGAATGTGCTGGGCACTCAAGTGCTGCTGGATGCGGCTAAGAAATATAGTGTGAATAAGTTTGTTCAAGTGTCCACGGATGAGGTCTATGGATCACTTGGTGCTACAGGTCTGTTCACGGAAGAAACACCGCTGACGCCGAACAGCCCGTATTCTGCAAGTAAAGCAGGCGGAGACTTGCTGGTGCGTTCTTATCATGAAACCTTTGGGTTGCCAGTTAACATTACCCGGTGCTCGAATAACTATGGTCCTTACCAGTTCCCGGAGAAGTTGATTCCGCTGATGATATCGCGTGCGCTGGCAGATCAGGCTTTGCCTGTGTATGGAGACGGAATGAATATCCGTGACTGGCTGTATGTTGAGGATCACTGCAGCGCAATTGATCTGGTTATTCATGAAGGCGTGAATGGTGAAGTGTACAACATCGGTGGTAACAATGAGCGGACGAATGTGCATATTGTGAATACTGTGCTTCAAGAGCTCGGCAAGCCGGATTCGCTGATTTCTTATGTTCAGGATCGTCCCGGACATGACCGCCGTTATGGCATTGATCCAACGAAGATTACGAACGAGCTGGGCTGGAAGCCTAAGCACACGTTCGAAACCGGCATTAAGGAAACTATTCAGTGGTATCTGAATAACAAGGAATGGTGGACCCGCATTCAGTCTGGTGAATACCAGAAGTATGCTGCACTTCAGTACGGCAGCCGTCTGGGGGATTCTCTGTAATGGCGAAGATGAAGGTGTTTGTCACAGGCTCTGGCGGGCAACTGGGGCAGGATCTTATGCTTTTGCTTCTAGGGCAGGGGTATGAAGTGCTGGGCTGTGACCGTCAGGAGATGGATATTACCGATCTGGACCAGTGCCAACAGACTATTGGTGCGTTCGCTCCCGATGCGGTCATTCATTGTGCGGCTCATACGGCAGTGGATGCAGCTGAGACTGATGTGGATGCGGCGTACCTCATTAATGCAACCGGAAGCCGGAATGTGGCGCTCGCTGCTGAGAAGGTGGGAGCTAAGCTGGTCTATATCAGTACGGACTATGTCTTCGATGGCATGGGGGAACAGCCTTACCATGAATATGATAATACAGATCCCAAGAGTATCTATGGTAAGTCCAAACGGGCAGGAGAAATCCTGGTCCAGTCCTTATCTTCTAAATTCTTTATCGTACGCACCTCTTGGGTCTATGGCAAATACGGTAATAACTTTGTCAAAACAATGTTGAAGCTGGGGCAGGAAAAGCCATTGCTGCAGGTTGTCGATGACCAGAAGGGCTCACCTACCTATACGGTGGACCTGGCAAGATTCTTGCTTGAGCTTATCCAGACTGAAAAGTATGGAGTGTACCACGCCTCGAACACAGAGTCTTGCACATGGTATGAATTCACCCAGGCCATCTTTGCGGAAGCAGAGGAACTTCTGGGGCTGAAGTTTACAGCGAAGCTTGAACCTTGTGCGACGGAGCAATTCCCCCGTCCGGCGCCTCGTCCACGCAACTCGGTGATGGAGCATCTGGCGATCCGTACCAACGGGTTCCAGGATATCCGTCCATGGCGTGAAGGGCTGAGAGACTTTTTGCTGGAGCTGAAATAGCTGTAGGATATGTTGAATAACCCCTAATCCATCTTAATGGTTAGGGGTTTCTTATTGTAATTCGATAGTATTGGTGGGGTCAATTCAACAACCTTCCATAGCCCGGCACCTCTGTTTTCGTTATAATGGGGAGTAACAGGTTCGTACAATGAATATATGGAATTCGAGGTACCCCATGAAACTTAAAACAGTCAGTGTGCATATTGTTACTTATAACAGCGCAGATGATATAGCGGAATGCTTGTCAGCTGTGCTCACTCAGGATTATCCGGTCAAAAAGATTGTGGTGGTGGATAATGCGTCCACGGATGGATCGGCGGAGAAGGTTAGGGCGTTCTATCATGAGCTTACTCAGGGATCAGCACGTATGCGTATCGATTCGTTACACTCCGTAGACGCAGCAGTAATCTCATCACGTACCGCAGCTTCAGCCAACTGTGTAGGAAGTTTGGAGAGCCCTTCTATCCCTAACCTAGTCCTTCTGGAAAATGAACATAACACCGGCTTCGCCCCCGCACACAATCAGGCGATTGCCGGGACTACGACGGATTATGTGCTGGTGTTGAACCCGGACCTTACGCTGGCCCCGGATTATATATCTAAGCTGATCGCAAGGATGGAAGCCGATTCCCGGATCGGGAGTGCCACAGGCAAGCTGCTGCTGAAGGCGGATCATTCGCTGGTGGACAGTACTGGACTATGGATGAATAAGGCGCGGAGGGCGTTTGACCGTGGAGCGGGAGAGCCTGCTGACCAGTGGAATGAATCTGACGAAGTATTCGGTGTCTCCGGTGCAGCGGCGATGTACTCGCGGCAGATGATTGAGGATATCAGCGTGGAGGGGGAGTTTTTCGACGCGGATTTTTTTGCGTATAAGGAAGATGTGGATGTAGCTTGGCGTGCGGAATTGTTCGGCTGGAAGGCCTACTATGATGCGGAAGCGATAGGCTACCATGAGCGGGGCTGGAAGACTTCTGGCCGAAGCAGCAAGGCGATGTTCATCAAGCGGATCTCCTACATTAACCGTTACAAAATGATATACAAGAATGAGCCCTCCCGCACACTTCTACTCACTCTGCTAAATTCTCTGCCTTACGAGATCGCCGCACATGGCTATTCGCTATTGAAGGAGCCTAAGCTGCTGGGAGCCTGGAGATCCTTTTTCGCACAGAGAGCTGCCTTGAAGCGCAAGCGCCGCTACATCCAGGAGAAGGCTAAACGCCAGTGATATTGATAGCCTTGTAAAAACCTCCCTGAACAGGCGCTGCCTATCAGCGGGGTTTTTGTGTTATAATAATTGTCGATAGATTACTATATTTGTCAGGAGAGTATAGCAGTGAATGTAGATGTTAGTATATTGATTCTAAATTACAACACATGCCGCCTGACGATGGATTGTCTGAGGTCGGTATATGATTCCGAGACAGGATATTCCTATGAAATTATTCTAGTAGATAATAACTCCCAGGATAACTCGGTGGAGACGATAAGCAAGGCGTTCCCGGAGGTGCTGTTAATTGCTAATTCGGAGAATGTAGGCTTTGCCAAGGGGAATAACCAGGGGATGGAGGTCGCTTCCGGGCGTTATGTGCTGCTGCTCAATTCAGATACTGTGATCCGCAAGGATACGCTGGAGACGATGATCCGGTTCATGGACAGCCGTCCGGATCTTGGCGCGTCCGGGTGTAAGGTGATTTTGCCGGATGGGTCGCTCGATAAGGCCTGCCGGAGAGGGTTCCCGACCCCATCTGCATCGTTCTATTATGCTTTTGGCTTCAGTAAGCTGTTCCCGGACCGTCCGAAGTTCAACGGCTATCAGCTCGGTTATCTGGACCCGGATGACGAATATCCGGTAGATTGTCTGGTTGGAGCGTTCATGCTGCTGCGCCGGGAGACGATTGAGCAGGTGGGCGGTCTGGATGAGTCTTTTTTCATGTACGGAGAGGATTTGGATTGGTGTTACCGGATCAAGGAAGCCGGCTGGGGGATTTATTATTATCCGCAGACGTCCATCGTACATCTAAAGGGTGGCAGCGCGCGCCGCAGACCGTTCAAGATTGTGTATGAGTTTCACCGGGCCATGATTTTATTTCATAAGAAGCATTATAGCAGCCGTTACAACAGTATGATAAATGGAGCGGTCTATGCGGGAGTCGGCGTTAAGTTCACACTCTCGCTGCTGCGCAATGCATTAATTGCCCCGCGTAAGGTACCTACACCCGCACAGAGTCTGAATGTTCCCGGGGAAGCCGGTATCCGCAATGAATCGAAGGCTGAGGTGAGATTATGATTCGCCGGAATCAAAAGTTTTTGACCCAACTATATATGGTAGCCGACTTTATCGTGATCCAGTTGTCCTTCCTTGCGGCCTGGTGGCTGAAGTTCAAGAGCGGCTTGCTGGAATCCTACCGGACGCTGCCTATAGAATCCTATGGGTACTGGAGCATCATCTACGGGGCCATAACCGTACTGATCGGTATTATGATATCTCTATATTTGCCCAAGCGGAAGAAGCGGTTCATTGATGAATTCCTGAAGATTTTCCAGGTGCATGCCATGGGGATCTTTATACTGCTCGGCCTGATGTTCTTCCTGAGGGAGATTGATGTCTCCCGGCAATACCTGGCGATCTATATGGGCTTCAATATTCTGTCCATTATGCTATACCGTTATGTGCTGAAGAAGATGCTGAAGTCGCTGCGTGAAAAAGGCTTCAACCGCCAGTTCGTCCTTATTCTTGGTGCAGGCACATTGGGTAAAAGATTCTATAACAACCTGGAGCAGTATCCGGAGCTGGGCTATGAGGCTATTGGCTTCCTGGATGACTTCCATCAGTGGGATGGCATTGAGGAGCAGCGGTATAAGCCGATTCTGGGTACTGTGGATCAGCTGGAGGCGATGCTGGAGATGCTTCCTGTCGATGAGGTGATTCTGGCGCTGCCGCTGGATGCCCACTCGAAATACCCGGCTATTATTGCTACTTGTGAGAAAGCCGGGATGCGGACGCTGATTATCCCTGACTTCTTCGATTACCTGCCGGCCCGTCCGTATTTCGATAACTTTGCCGGGATGCCGATGATTAATGTACGCGATATTCCGCTGGATATGGCCGGGAACAAAATGGCAAAGCGTGCGTTTGATATTGTGTTCGCCTTGTTCGCCATTCTTATGCTGTCTCCGGTGATGCTGATTGTTGCGCTTGGAGTGCGTCTGACCTCTCCCGGACCAGTGATTTTCAAGCAGGAGCGGGTGGGGCTGAACCGTCGTAATTTCATGATGTACAAGTTCCGTTCCATGAAAATGCAGACGGACGGTGAAGTGGACACAGGCTGGAGCACGAAGGAAGATCCGCGCCGGACCCGCTTTGGTACGTTTATCCGCCGGACGAGTCTGGATGAGCTGCCGCAATTCTTCAATGTACTGTTCGGGCAGATGAGCGTGGTTGGTCCGCGGCCGGAGCGCCCTTATTTTGTAGAGCAGTTCCGCGGCGAAATTCCGAAGTATATGGTCAAGCATCATGTGCGGCCGGGGATTACCGGCTGGGCCCAGAGCAACGGTCTGCGCGGGGATACCTCGATTGAGGACCGGATCAAGCATGATATTTTCTATATCGAGAATTGGTCTCTGCTGTTCGACATCCGGATTATTGCCAAGACGATTCGTAACGGCTTCAAGAACGCTTATTGAGATTCTCAGTTGTGAAGATTGAATTACTTTCTGACTGGAAAAAAGGGTTTATACGGTGATCATCAGTAATTGATTTGAAACTTCTTAATGACTAAAAAATACATTCTCCTCGTATAACTTGAGAAGAATGTATTTTTGTTGTTTAAATTTTTGTTCAGTTTTGAAGTTTGAAGTGGCAATTTCTTTGATATACATCATTGAGCATTTAAAAATCCATTACCAGCCATATTTAGGCCTCCGTTTTCTACAATTTCATTTGAAATAATTAGTTTATAATAACCTTCGGGGACGTTATTCCAATAAATTGTATTATTAGAACCGACATAGCTACCGACAACTTTTATAACGTTAGTTTTATAGTCACTACTAGTACTCTTAAGATAATAGTAGACTCTGACACTACCTGTACCTCCAGGAGTATGCTGAGTGTGTGTTAAGTAAACAGTTGGTGTACTTGATGATACATAAAGTGTACCATCAGTTTGAATCCATCCTCCTACAGATAAAGTTTTAATAGTATAGGATAGACCCGCAGCCAGAGGTGAAATGCCCCCATCTAGAGACCTTGTGAAATTTGTGCTATTCCAGGTAATAGAATTATCGATTGAACTTTGCATTTCTGGAGTTACGGTTTTTATTTCAGAGACATTACTGGCGTCATTCAAATTGCTTGTAGCAGAGGATACATCAGCAGCATACGATTCTGCTGAAATAGGTGCAGTTGCTAGAAAAATTAATGAAGCAACTAATAACGTTTTTACCATTTTCATAGATCTGTCCTCCTAGTATTTTAGATAATAAGGAAAAATATTAAATAACTTCAAATACTGAACATGTATTATTTAACCATTATGATATTTATCAAACTTTTTCTAATTAATTGATATAATCCGAAATATTACAAGTGCATAAAATGTTCGCATTTTGTTCTCTTTTAAATTGACACCCCCCTTCGTGCTGACTTAGACTAGAGATACGGATTGTGCGTACGCAGGAGTGTGTATATTCACTTAGATGAACAATGAGGATGGACAAAGATGAACGAGATGCGGCAAATGATCAGACCGTGGCGGCATGTCTTCAAGCTGGACCCGGACCGTGTGCTTGGTGACAAGGAGCTGGCCGCTGTCTGCCAGTCGGGAACCGATGCGATTCTCGTCGGCGGCTCTACCGGCGTGACTTATGAGAATACGGTGAGTCTGCTTGCGAGAATCCGGCAGTTTAACCTGCCTTGCGCGCTGGAGATCTCGGATCTGGAGGCCGCTGTGCCCGGTTTTGACCTGTATATGATTCCCATGGTGCTCAACACTGACGATACTTCATGGATTCTCGGCCATCACCGCCGGGCGATTGAACGCTTCGGCAGTCTGATCCCATGGGAATTGCTGCTGACAGAGGGCTATATTGTGCTGAATAGCGATTCCTCGGTAGCACGCCTGACCGGTGCGGACTGCTCGCTGGATGCGGCTGGTGCGGGAGCCTATGCGCAGATTGCAGACAAGCTGATGAACCTCCCGGTGGTCTATCTTGAATATAGCGGACGCTACGGAGATCTGGAGATTGTGCGCGAGGTCAGGGAAGTGGTTGAGCACAGCCAGCTTTTCTATGGAGGCGGAATTACAGGTGCAGAGGAAGCCATGCATGTAGCCGCGCTATGTGATACAGTAGTGGTCGGCAATATTATTTATAGTAATATGGAACAAGCGCTGTTGACGGTCCAGGCTGTGCGGGATACC
The sequence above is a segment of the Paenibacillus sp. FSL R7-0204 genome. Coding sequences within it:
- a CDS encoding glycosyltransferase family 2 protein, with the translated sequence MKTISIVTPCYNEEENVRELYTQVKAVFAEMPGYVYEHIFIDNASKDKTVAILKDIAKEDSNAKIIVNSRNFGHIRSPYHALLQAEGDAAILLVADLQDPPGMIKDFVDKWEEGYKVVLGVKTQSHESKTMFAIRKMYYNFINRVSEIELTKNNTGFGLYDKQIIQILKEIDDPYPYFRGLISDIGFESYKIEYVQPVRKRGITKNNFYTLYDIAMLGITNHSKIPLRLAAMLGFTMSALSLLVAVGYLLAKLIFWNYFSLGTAPLIIGLFLFSSVQLFFIGIIGEYIGSIHTQVLKRPLVVEKERINF
- a CDS encoding undecaprenyl-phosphate glucose phosphotransferase yields the protein MIRRNQKFLTQLYMVADFIVIQLSFLAAWWLKFKSGLLESYRTLPIESYGYWSIIYGAITVLIGIMISLYLPKRKKRFIDEFLKIFQVHAMGIFILLGLMFFLREIDVSRQYLAIYMGFNILSIMLYRYVLKKMLKSLREKGFNRQFVLILGAGTLGKRFYNNLEQYPELGYEAIGFLDDFHQWDGIEEQRYKPILGTVDQLEAMLEMLPVDEVILALPLDAHSKYPAIIATCEKAGMRTLIIPDFFDYLPARPYFDNFAGMPMINVRDIPLDMAGNKMAKRAFDIVFALFAILMLSPVMLIVALGVRLTSPGPVIFKQERVGLNRRNFMMYKFRSMKMQTDGEVDTGWSTKEDPRRTRFGTFIRRTSLDELPQFFNVLFGQMSVVGPRPERPYFVEQFRGEIPKYMVKHHVRPGITGWAQSNGLRGDTSIEDRIKHDIFYIENWSLLFDIRIIAKTIRNGFKNAY
- a CDS encoding glycosyltransferase family 2 protein; protein product: MNVDVSILILNYNTCRLTMDCLRSVYDSETGYSYEIILVDNNSQDNSVETISKAFPEVLLIANSENVGFAKGNNQGMEVASGRYVLLLNSDTVIRKDTLETMIRFMDSRPDLGASGCKVILPDGSLDKACRRGFPTPSASFYYAFGFSKLFPDRPKFNGYQLGYLDPDDEYPVDCLVGAFMLLRRETIEQVGGLDESFFMYGEDLDWCYRIKEAGWGIYYYPQTSIVHLKGGSARRRPFKIVYEFHRAMILFHKKHYSSRYNSMINGAVYAGVGVKFTLSLLRNALIAPRKVPTPAQSLNVPGEAGIRNESKAEVRL
- a CDS encoding thiamine pyrophosphate-binding protein, whose product is MKLSDYVIDCLKQQGVSHVFEFIGGAIVHLLDSVSFRDDMECISVRHEQAGAFSAEAYARINGKLGVAMATSGPGALNLLTGIGSCYFDSVPCLFITGQVNTYEYKFDRPVRQIGFQETDIVSVAKPLTKYAAMVTDPDQIRYEIEKAIYLAQNGRPGPVLLDIPMNLQRAQIEPETLASFYDSEEYFNELSKKSEISESVIADVIKMLSAAKRPLILAGGGVRVSNSAAALTQFVEKSGIPVVSSLMGIDVISHDNPLYSGLIGSYGNRYSNLILANCDLLLILGSRLDSRQTGTRPDTFGRSAIKIHVDIDYNELNSKVEATLAVKANLNEFLEKMNLALTDFNKPDISKWLNLIGALKEQFPTYSFTPVANEIEPNRFMELLSSKSEKFGAVCLDVGQHQMWASQSFKLSGEQRLLNSGGMGAMGFALPAAIGASLANGEETLVIAGDGGFQLNIQELDTIVRLNLPIKMVVMNNSSLGMVRQFQDLYFEGRQQSTVNPNPSFIKIVEAYAIPAYQMNTMDDIHQLEQFLNTNGPAFIEVKLEKKTEVHPKLVVNRPIEDMYPYLDREELKKIMLIDLVDEMDIPT
- the rfbB gene encoding dTDP-glucose 4,6-dehydratase, which codes for MKLLITGGAGFIGSNFVIYMLQQHPDYQIVNVDALTYAGNLENLKSIENHPNYTFVKADITDVAAMDKLIGDGVDVVVNFAAESHVDRSILEPEVFVKTNVLGTQVLLDAAKKYSVNKFVQVSTDEVYGSLGATGLFTEETPLTPNSPYSASKAGGDLLVRSYHETFGLPVNITRCSNNYGPYQFPEKLIPLMISRALADQALPVYGDGMNIRDWLYVEDHCSAIDLVIHEGVNGEVYNIGGNNERTNVHIVNTVLQELGKPDSLISYVQDRPGHDRRYGIDPTKITNELGWKPKHTFETGIKETIQWYLNNKEWWTRIQSGEYQKYAALQYGSRLGDSL
- the rfbD gene encoding dTDP-4-dehydrorhamnose reductase, with amino-acid sequence MKVFVTGSGGQLGQDLMLLLLGQGYEVLGCDRQEMDITDLDQCQQTIGAFAPDAVIHCAAHTAVDAAETDVDAAYLINATGSRNVALAAEKVGAKLVYISTDYVFDGMGEQPYHEYDNTDPKSIYGKSKRAGEILVQSLSSKFFIVRTSWVYGKYGNNFVKTMLKLGQEKPLLQVVDDQKGSPTYTVDLARFLLELIQTEKYGVYHASNTESCTWYEFTQAIFAEAEELLGLKFTAKLEPCATEQFPRPAPRPRNSVMEHLAIRTNGFQDIRPWREGLRDFLLELK
- a CDS encoding glycosyltransferase family 2 protein; this encodes MKLKTVSVHIVTYNSADDIAECLSAVLTQDYPVKKIVVVDNASTDGSAEKVRAFYHELTQGSARMRIDSLHSVDAAVISSRTAASANCVGSLESPSIPNLVLLENEHNTGFAPAHNQAIAGTTTDYVLVLNPDLTLAPDYISKLIARMEADSRIGSATGKLLLKADHSLVDSTGLWMNKARRAFDRGAGEPADQWNESDEVFGVSGAAAMYSRQMIEDISVEGEFFDADFFAYKEDVDVAWRAELFGWKAYYDAEAIGYHERGWKTSGRSSKAMFIKRISYINRYKMIYKNEPSRTLLLTLLNSLPYEIAAHGYSLLKEPKLLGAWRSFFAQRAALKRKRRYIQEKAKRQ
- a CDS encoding NAD(P)-dependent oxidoreductase, with the protein product MLNKDCMKIAIFGATGHIAKNLIVGLSSSEHYELYLFARSQERLTSFLFENSIQGKTHLREYKQFQDLDTYNVIINCIGVGNPGDLLRNPFSVFQITEQYDNIILRYIQNNPDSIYINLSSGAAYGSNFEKPATNTKLLNLNINNLSLKDYYGISKLNTEAKHRSLEKFKIVDLRIFGFFSAFIDMDSKFLLTEVIEHVGMRKVLNTSSENILRDYVHPEDFLSLVQSCMDENIQNGVYDVYSLKPATKFEILDYFVREHGLKYQVDTSYTYDSITGSKSNYYSLNGEASTIGYLPKYTSLESIQSGYQQLRMRNKNENN
- the rfbG gene encoding CDP-glucose 4,6-dehydratase, with the translated sequence MINKQFWKGKKVFLTGHTGFKGSWLSLWLSSLGAEVTGYSLEPSTTPSLFDLCNIKDLLKNSVIADIRDGESLNRAMLQAQPEIVIHMAAQPLVRESYKSPVETYEVNVMGTVNLLEAVRNCLSVVSVVNVTTDKCYENKEWHWGYRENEPLGGHDPYSSSKACSELVTSAYRNSFLNNQLDGRKIAVASARAGNVIGGGDWAVDRLVPDIIRSILTDQKIIIRNPNSIRPWQHVLEPLSGYLLLAENLYNYGEKFASAWNFGPLDDDAKPVEWIVREICSIWEGASFEVDTSAQPHEAQYLKLDCSKAAAELEWHPRWNLRQAIDKIVEFTIAYQKGEKLIDVCVKQIKEYQESL